The following proteins come from a genomic window of Trifolium pratense cultivar HEN17-A07 linkage group LG4, ARS_RC_1.1, whole genome shotgun sequence:
- the LOC123920312 gene encoding membrane metalloprotease ARASP, chloroplastic: MVIYLSPSPPSHSTSIIRLSNSKRPISDSSIKLKTHFSKSLLSPSFTSSNVKFTTKKHFLHDNKKRVDFRTCAIGGFDYGSFEGPQSVLEAAAVLTAIIVVHESGHFLAASLQGIHVSKFAVGFGPILAKFNSKNVEYSIRAFPLGGFVGFPDNDPDSDIPVDDVNLLKNRPILDRIIVVSAGVIANVIFALVIIFVQILAVGLPVQEIFPGVNVPEVRPFSAASRDGLLSGDVILEVNGNQFLKPGPNSVSEVVDVIKSNPKKYVLLKVKRGGEDFEIRVTPDENFDGTGKIGVQLAPNIKLSKVRPKNVVEAVTFTAKEFWGLSSNVFDGLKQTFLNFSQSASKVSGPVAIIAVGAEVARSNIDGLYQFAAILNINLAIINLLPLPALDGGTLALILVEAARGGRKLPLEVEQRIMSSGIMLVLILGLYLIVRDTLNLDFFKEIL; encoded by the coding sequence ATGGTCATATACCTCTCTCCTTCTCCACCTTCACATTCAACTTCCATAATCAGATTATCCAATTCAAAGAGACCCATTTCAGACTCTTCAATAAAGCTCAAAACCCATTTCTCAAAATCACTTCTTTCTCCTTCATTCACTTCCTCAAACGTGAAATTCACCACCAAGAAACACTTTTTACATGATAACAAAAAAAGGGTTGATTTTAGAACATGTGCTATTGGTGGATTTGATTATGGTAGCTTTGAAGGTCCTCAGTCTGTTCTTGAAGCTGCTGCTGTGTTAACAGCTATCATTGTTGTTCATGAAAGTGGTCATTTTCTTGCTGCTTCTCTTCAAGGGATTCATGTGAGTAAATTTGCTGTTGGATTTGGTCCAATTTTAGCTAAgtttaattcaaaaaatgttgAATATTCAATTAGAGCTTTTCCACTTGGTGGATTTGTAGGGTTCCCTGATAATGATCCAGATAGTGATATTCCTGTTGATGATGTAAATTTGCTTAAGAATAGACCAATATTAGATAGAATCATTGTTGTTTCAGCTGGTGTTATTGCAAATGTAATTTTTGcattagttattatatttgtTCAAATCCTTGCTGTTGGTTTACCTGTTCAAGAAATTTTTCCTGGTGTGAATGTACCCGAGGTTCGACCTTTTTCGGCCGCTTCTCGTGATGGATTGCTTTCGGGGGATGTGATTCTTGAAGTTAATGGAAATCAGTTTCTTAAACCTGGTCCGAATTCGGTTTCTGAAGTTGTTGATGTCATTAAGAGTAATCCCAAGAAATATGTTTTGCTTAAGGTTAAGAGAGGGGGAGAGGACTTTGAAATTAGGGTTACCCCGGATGAGAATTTCGATGGAACTGGTAAAATTGGAGTTCAGTTAGCTCCGAATATTAAGTTGTCTAAGGTTAGGCCGAAAAATGTAGTGGAAGCTGTGACCTTTACTGCAAAAGAGTTTTGGGGTTTATCGTCGAATGTTTTCGATGGGTTAAAGCAGACATTTTTAAACTTTTCTCAGTCAGCTAGTAAGGTTTCAGGTCCGGTTGCGATTATTGCTGTTGGTGCAGAAGTTGCGCGGTCAAACATCGATGGTCTTTACCAATTCGCAGCCATACTCAATATTAACCTTGCAATTATAAACCTTCTTCCTTTACCGGCTTTGGATGGGGGAACATTGGCTTTGATTCTCGTTGAGGCTGCTAGGGGCGGAAGAAAGCTACCTCTTGAAGTGGAGCAACGGATCATGTCATCGGGAATTATGCTTGTTTTGATTCTTGGGTTATATCTTATTGTTCGCGATACTCTTAACCTTGATTTTTTCAAGGAAATATTGTAA